The following coding sequences lie in one Musa acuminata AAA Group cultivar baxijiao chromosome BXJ3-1, Cavendish_Baxijiao_AAA, whole genome shotgun sequence genomic window:
- the LOC135628242 gene encoding uncharacterized protein LOC135628242 isoform X1, translating into MDRGRIKRDGCNNYQNFHSGYEDLTCLLGLRRSVSTVYSEVSNSSLATGQVTDVKCLGYYADRSQTNKSPTEDDQRVSDKYRDEHSETGSFLRPIQVCRHDCQGSAASSSPQSGKLKLLCSFGGKILPRPGDGKLRYVGGETRIVSMGKNVTWKELMHKTFGICKQPHTIKYQLPGEELDALISVASDEDLQNMMEEHYGVEKADASQRLRLFLIFLNESENTCLDSLGLQSNSEYQYVVAVNNMLDPSPRKNSRRNSFSGQMGCHLDDSPSLHKESPSCPQFDALDGAKAQNGIGIFNHHLSPQFFINSPSGLKSPFQSPPFSPKPIQQRDTRYPQEQSVDDQIKPLQPLGSYYVFDTGYSPSAAGAKLHDNSHTDVDLPLRSHAVAPLQDHSQMKGLVKPLFTHSETNLAAYPRCEIPPAMDISFDSKRHLGRAAENLGWVTGSDVSLSAFQIAPHECSDSFLQNQHETMKPYTKVSPYSEPHIGNLEEGSRPRPSLLFESQGTMPTDAQVRFSQQPELCGINYFHYQTLDFTDKEHRNKELVDQNLLHGCSYDNIMQAIHPQDYKTRQNNRSEESETSMKECRLLEARLSSEELEALETSVPASSIVLTSHPDNHMEHCSSEQIDGCIQDISVKSCGKVNGQHGESFQLLNCDFACEGGNTIAVSPVPWPKDSSETVHQKKSAEQMARESSGDRDSNGVVDMPSNAPVSHFPSVIISQNMKNNQEYGDLDQDLLDHDLPNWFLSWTPAITENSEREVSCLDQSVVDFSDSGCTVKENGFCGHKQLKENGKQSVHEMHDKHPIEGIVTVEDVTHAVPSSILFSAVVVPHVLRETVKDADDDSLLPEVTDAGIYPAESENEDMKAGVRELDESISDAAIAEIEAGIYGLQIIKNADLEELHELGSGTFGTVYHGKWRGTDVAIKRIKKSCFAGRSSEQERLSNDFWREAQILSKLHHPNVVAFYGVVPDGAGGTLATVTEFMVNGSLRHVLLRKDSALDHRKKLIITMDAAFGMEYLHSKNIVHFDLKCDNLLVNLRDLQRPICKVGDFGLSRIKRNTLVSGGVRGTLPWMAPELLNGSSSRVSEKVDVFSFGIVMWEILTGEEPYANMHCGAIIGGILNNKLRPPIPERCESEWRRLMEQCWSPDPVARPSFSEITDRLRAMSMAYQQKAQTRANR; encoded by the exons ATGGATCGAGGACGTATAAAAAGAGATGGTTGTAACAATTACCAGAATTTCCATTCAGGCTATGAAGATCTGACATGTCTTCTTGGTCTGAGAAGATCAGTTTCTACAGTATATTCTGAGGTTTCAAATTCTAGTTTGGCCACAGGGCAAGTGACGGATGTCAAGTGTCTGGGATACTACGCTGATCGGAGTCAGACCAACAAAAGTCCTACTGAGGATGATCAGAGGGTGTCTGACAAGTATCGGGATGAGCATTCTGAAACCGGTTCATTTTTACGGCCAATTCAAGTTTGTCGTCACGACTGTCAGGGATCTGCAGCCTCGAGTAGCCCTCAGTCTGGGAAGTTGAAGCTCCTGTGCAGCTTTGGTGGAAAGATCTTGCCAAGACCGGGAGATGGGAAACTGAGGTACGTCGGTGGCGAAACTCGAATTGTTTCCATGGGTAAGAATGTTACATGGAAAGAACTCATGCATAAAACTTTTGGCATTTGCAAGCAACCTCATACGATCAAGTATCAGCTTCCAGGTGAAGAACTAGATGCTTTGATATCTGTTGCTTCCGATGAGGACCTGCAGAATATGATGGAAGAGCACTATGGGGTTGAAAAGGCTGATGCTTCACAGCGACTCCGATTATTTCTTATCTTTCTCAATGAGTCTGAGAACACTTGTCTAGATTCATTAGGACTGCAGAGCAACTCAGAGTATCAGTATGTTGTCGCCGTTAATAACATGCTAGACCCGAGCCCGAGAAAGAACTCGAGAAGAAATAGCTTCTCAGGTCAAATGGGATGTCATCTGGATGATTCTCCAAGTTTGCATAAAGAGTCTCCTTCTTGTCCTCAATTCGATGCACTCGATGGGGCGAAGGCCCAAAACGGTATCGGAATCTTCAATCATCATCTTTCCCCTCAGTTCTTTATTAACTCTCCAAGTGGACTGAAGTCCCCATTCCAATCACCTCCTTTTTCTCCAAAGCCAATTCAGCAACGAGATACGAGATATCCTCAGGAGCAATCCGTGGATGATCAGATAAAGCCCCTGCAACCATTGGGGAGTTATTATGTTTTCGATACAGGGTATTCTCCAAGTGCCGCAGGAGCAAAGCTTCATGATAACTCACATACTGATGTTGATCTGCCACTCAGATCCCATGCGGTAGCACCATTACAAGATCACAGTCAGATGAAAGGCTTGGTTAAGCCGCTGTTTACCCACAGTGAAACCAACCTTGCTGCATATCCTCGTTGTGAAATACCTCCTGCAATGGATATATCTTTTGATTCAAAAAGACATCTTGGACGGGCAGCAGAAAACTTGGGTTGGGTAACAGGATCAGATGTTTCACTCTCTGCCTTTCAAATTGCGCCTCATGAGTGTTCTGATTCATTTCTTCAGAATCAGCATGAAACAATGAAACCATACACGAAGGTATCACCATACTCTGAGCCACACATAGGTAACTTGGAGGAAGGATCAAGGCCACGACCGAGTCTTCTCTTTGAATCACAAGGAACCATGCCTACCGATGCTCAGGTTCGCTTTTCTCAGCAGCCAGAGCTATGtggtataaattattttcattatcaGACTCTAGACTTTACAGATAAGGAGCATCGGAATAAAGAATTGGTAGATCAGAATTTGCTACATGGATGTTCTTATGATAATATTATGCAGGCTATACACCCTCAGGATTACAAGACTCGTCAAAATAATCGTTCTGAAGAATCAGAAACTTCCATGAAAGAATGCAGATTGCTTGAAGCTCGTCTTTCTTCTGAAGAGTTAGAGGCGCTAGAAACCTCTGTTCCTGCATCTTCAATCGTTTTAACTTCTCATCCAGATAATCATATGGAGCACTGTTCTAGTGAGCAAATCGATGGATGCATACAAGACATATCTGTGAAAAGTTGTGGAAAGGTTAATGGTCAGCATGGCGAATCATTTCAGCTgttaaattgtgattttgcatgTGAAGGTGGAAACACCATTGCTGTATCTCCTGTTCCCTGGCCTAAGGATTCTTCAGAAACAGTGCACCAGAAGAAATCTGCCGAACAGATGGCTAGAGAAAGCTCTGGTGACAGAGACTCAAATGGCGTAGTCGACATGCCATCAAATGCCCCTGTCTCTCATTTTCCATCTGTCATAATATCTCAGAatatgaagaataaccaagaatatGGTGATCTCGACCAGGACTTGCTTGACCACGACCTTCCTAATTGGTTTTTGTCATGGACTCCTGCTATCACTGAAAATTCAGAGAGAGAAGTTTCTTGCCTTGATCAAAGCGTTGTTGATTTTTCAGATTCAGGTTGCACTGTAAAGGAAAATGGCTTCTGCGGTCACAAGCAGTTGAAAGAGAATGGCAAACAATCTGTACACGAGATGCATGACAAACATCCAATCGAGGGAATTGTTACGGTCGAGGATGTAACTCATGCTGTTCCGTCATCCATCCTGTTTTCAGCAGTAGTTGTTCCCCATGTACTTCGTGAGACTGTTAAAGATGCAGATGATGATTCCTTATTGCCAGAAGTGACTGATGCTGGGATCTATCCAGCAGAGTCTGAAAATGAG GATATGAAAGCTGGAGTAAGAGAACTGGACGAATCTATAAGTGATGCTGCGATAGCAGAAATAGAAGCTGGGATTTATGGTTTGCAG ATTATAAAAAATGCTGATCTTGAGGAGCTACATGAACTGGGATCTGGTACTTTTGGAACTGTCTACCATGGAAAGTGGCGGGGAACAGATGTTGCAATCAAACGTATCAAAAAAAGCTGCTTCGCAGGGAGATCCTCTGAGCAAGAACGACTG AGCAATGATTTCTGGAGGGAGGCACAGATTCTTTCGAAACTTCACCATCCAAACGTGGTAGCTTTTTATGGGGTAGTTCCAGATGGTGCTGGGGGAACATTGGCCACCGTCACAGAGTTCATGGTGAATGGATCACTCAGGCATGTCCTGCTAAGGAAGGACAG CGCACTTGATCATCGCAAAAAGCTTATAATCACAATGGATGCTGCTTTTGGGATGGAATATTTGCATTCAAAGAACATAGTTCATTTTGATCTCAAATGTGACAACTTACTAGTGAATCTTAGAGATCTCCAGCGACCGATATGCAAG GTTGGAGATTTTGGATTGTCAAGAATTAAAAGAAATACCCTGGTTTCTGGTGGTGTGCGAGGAACCCTCCCATGGATGGCACCGGAACTATTGAATGGGAGCAGTAGCAGGGTTTCTGAAAAG GTTGATGTTTTCTCTTTTGGAATAGTTATGTGGGAAATCCTGACCGGGGAAGAACCTTACGCGAATATGCATTGTGGCGCGATCATAG GTGGAATCTTGAACAACAAGCTTCGACCGCCCATACCAGAACGTTGCGAATCTGAATGGAGAAGGTTAATGGAACAATGTTGGTCACCGGATCCCGTGGCACGGCCCTCATTTAGTGAGATAACCGACAGACTGCGTGCCATGTCCATGGCATACCAGCAGAAGGCACAGACTCGAGCAAACAGATGA
- the LOC135628242 gene encoding uncharacterized protein LOC135628242 isoform X2, with amino-acid sequence MDRGRIKRDGCNNYQNFHSGYEDLTCLLGLRRSVSTVYSEVSNSSLATGQVTDVKCLGYYADRSQTNKSPTEDDQRVSDKYRDEHSETGSFLRPIQVCRHDCQGSAASSSPQSGKLKLLCSFGGKILPRPGDGKLRYVGGETRIVSMGKNVTWKELMHKTFGICKQPHTIKYQLPGEELDALISVASDEDLQNMMEEHYGVEKADASQRLRLFLIFLNESENTCLDSLGLQSNSEYQYVVAVNNMLDPSPRKNSRRNSFSGQMGCHLDDSPSLHKESPSCPQFDALDGAKAQNGIGIFNHHLSPQFFINSPSGLKSPFQSPPFSPKPIQQRDTRYPQEQSVDDQIKPLQPLGSYYVFDTGYSPSAAGAKLHDNSHTDVDLPLRSHAVAPLQDHSQMKGLVKPLFTHSETNLAAYPRCEIPPAMDISFDSKRHLGRAAENLGWVTGSDVSLSAFQIAPHECSDSFLQNQHETMKPYTKVSPYSEPHIGNLEEGSRPRPSLLFESQGTMPTDAQAIHPQDYKTRQNNRSEESETSMKECRLLEARLSSEELEALETSVPASSIVLTSHPDNHMEHCSSEQIDGCIQDISVKSCGKVNGQHGESFQLLNCDFACEGGNTIAVSPVPWPKDSSETVHQKKSAEQMARESSGDRDSNGVVDMPSNAPVSHFPSVIISQNMKNNQEYGDLDQDLLDHDLPNWFLSWTPAITENSEREVSCLDQSVVDFSDSGCTVKENGFCGHKQLKENGKQSVHEMHDKHPIEGIVTVEDVTHAVPSSILFSAVVVPHVLRETVKDADDDSLLPEVTDAGIYPAESENEDMKAGVRELDESISDAAIAEIEAGIYGLQIIKNADLEELHELGSGTFGTVYHGKWRGTDVAIKRIKKSCFAGRSSEQERLSNDFWREAQILSKLHHPNVVAFYGVVPDGAGGTLATVTEFMVNGSLRHVLLRKDSALDHRKKLIITMDAAFGMEYLHSKNIVHFDLKCDNLLVNLRDLQRPICKVGDFGLSRIKRNTLVSGGVRGTLPWMAPELLNGSSSRVSEKVDVFSFGIVMWEILTGEEPYANMHCGAIIGGILNNKLRPPIPERCESEWRRLMEQCWSPDPVARPSFSEITDRLRAMSMAYQQKAQTRANR; translated from the exons ATGGATCGAGGACGTATAAAAAGAGATGGTTGTAACAATTACCAGAATTTCCATTCAGGCTATGAAGATCTGACATGTCTTCTTGGTCTGAGAAGATCAGTTTCTACAGTATATTCTGAGGTTTCAAATTCTAGTTTGGCCACAGGGCAAGTGACGGATGTCAAGTGTCTGGGATACTACGCTGATCGGAGTCAGACCAACAAAAGTCCTACTGAGGATGATCAGAGGGTGTCTGACAAGTATCGGGATGAGCATTCTGAAACCGGTTCATTTTTACGGCCAATTCAAGTTTGTCGTCACGACTGTCAGGGATCTGCAGCCTCGAGTAGCCCTCAGTCTGGGAAGTTGAAGCTCCTGTGCAGCTTTGGTGGAAAGATCTTGCCAAGACCGGGAGATGGGAAACTGAGGTACGTCGGTGGCGAAACTCGAATTGTTTCCATGGGTAAGAATGTTACATGGAAAGAACTCATGCATAAAACTTTTGGCATTTGCAAGCAACCTCATACGATCAAGTATCAGCTTCCAGGTGAAGAACTAGATGCTTTGATATCTGTTGCTTCCGATGAGGACCTGCAGAATATGATGGAAGAGCACTATGGGGTTGAAAAGGCTGATGCTTCACAGCGACTCCGATTATTTCTTATCTTTCTCAATGAGTCTGAGAACACTTGTCTAGATTCATTAGGACTGCAGAGCAACTCAGAGTATCAGTATGTTGTCGCCGTTAATAACATGCTAGACCCGAGCCCGAGAAAGAACTCGAGAAGAAATAGCTTCTCAGGTCAAATGGGATGTCATCTGGATGATTCTCCAAGTTTGCATAAAGAGTCTCCTTCTTGTCCTCAATTCGATGCACTCGATGGGGCGAAGGCCCAAAACGGTATCGGAATCTTCAATCATCATCTTTCCCCTCAGTTCTTTATTAACTCTCCAAGTGGACTGAAGTCCCCATTCCAATCACCTCCTTTTTCTCCAAAGCCAATTCAGCAACGAGATACGAGATATCCTCAGGAGCAATCCGTGGATGATCAGATAAAGCCCCTGCAACCATTGGGGAGTTATTATGTTTTCGATACAGGGTATTCTCCAAGTGCCGCAGGAGCAAAGCTTCATGATAACTCACATACTGATGTTGATCTGCCACTCAGATCCCATGCGGTAGCACCATTACAAGATCACAGTCAGATGAAAGGCTTGGTTAAGCCGCTGTTTACCCACAGTGAAACCAACCTTGCTGCATATCCTCGTTGTGAAATACCTCCTGCAATGGATATATCTTTTGATTCAAAAAGACATCTTGGACGGGCAGCAGAAAACTTGGGTTGGGTAACAGGATCAGATGTTTCACTCTCTGCCTTTCAAATTGCGCCTCATGAGTGTTCTGATTCATTTCTTCAGAATCAGCATGAAACAATGAAACCATACACGAAGGTATCACCATACTCTGAGCCACACATAGGTAACTTGGAGGAAGGATCAAGGCCACGACCGAGTCTTCTCTTTGAATCACAAGGAACCATGCCTACCGATGCTCAG GCTATACACCCTCAGGATTACAAGACTCGTCAAAATAATCGTTCTGAAGAATCAGAAACTTCCATGAAAGAATGCAGATTGCTTGAAGCTCGTCTTTCTTCTGAAGAGTTAGAGGCGCTAGAAACCTCTGTTCCTGCATCTTCAATCGTTTTAACTTCTCATCCAGATAATCATATGGAGCACTGTTCTAGTGAGCAAATCGATGGATGCATACAAGACATATCTGTGAAAAGTTGTGGAAAGGTTAATGGTCAGCATGGCGAATCATTTCAGCTgttaaattgtgattttgcatgTGAAGGTGGAAACACCATTGCTGTATCTCCTGTTCCCTGGCCTAAGGATTCTTCAGAAACAGTGCACCAGAAGAAATCTGCCGAACAGATGGCTAGAGAAAGCTCTGGTGACAGAGACTCAAATGGCGTAGTCGACATGCCATCAAATGCCCCTGTCTCTCATTTTCCATCTGTCATAATATCTCAGAatatgaagaataaccaagaatatGGTGATCTCGACCAGGACTTGCTTGACCACGACCTTCCTAATTGGTTTTTGTCATGGACTCCTGCTATCACTGAAAATTCAGAGAGAGAAGTTTCTTGCCTTGATCAAAGCGTTGTTGATTTTTCAGATTCAGGTTGCACTGTAAAGGAAAATGGCTTCTGCGGTCACAAGCAGTTGAAAGAGAATGGCAAACAATCTGTACACGAGATGCATGACAAACATCCAATCGAGGGAATTGTTACGGTCGAGGATGTAACTCATGCTGTTCCGTCATCCATCCTGTTTTCAGCAGTAGTTGTTCCCCATGTACTTCGTGAGACTGTTAAAGATGCAGATGATGATTCCTTATTGCCAGAAGTGACTGATGCTGGGATCTATCCAGCAGAGTCTGAAAATGAG GATATGAAAGCTGGAGTAAGAGAACTGGACGAATCTATAAGTGATGCTGCGATAGCAGAAATAGAAGCTGGGATTTATGGTTTGCAG ATTATAAAAAATGCTGATCTTGAGGAGCTACATGAACTGGGATCTGGTACTTTTGGAACTGTCTACCATGGAAAGTGGCGGGGAACAGATGTTGCAATCAAACGTATCAAAAAAAGCTGCTTCGCAGGGAGATCCTCTGAGCAAGAACGACTG AGCAATGATTTCTGGAGGGAGGCACAGATTCTTTCGAAACTTCACCATCCAAACGTGGTAGCTTTTTATGGGGTAGTTCCAGATGGTGCTGGGGGAACATTGGCCACCGTCACAGAGTTCATGGTGAATGGATCACTCAGGCATGTCCTGCTAAGGAAGGACAG CGCACTTGATCATCGCAAAAAGCTTATAATCACAATGGATGCTGCTTTTGGGATGGAATATTTGCATTCAAAGAACATAGTTCATTTTGATCTCAAATGTGACAACTTACTAGTGAATCTTAGAGATCTCCAGCGACCGATATGCAAG GTTGGAGATTTTGGATTGTCAAGAATTAAAAGAAATACCCTGGTTTCTGGTGGTGTGCGAGGAACCCTCCCATGGATGGCACCGGAACTATTGAATGGGAGCAGTAGCAGGGTTTCTGAAAAG GTTGATGTTTTCTCTTTTGGAATAGTTATGTGGGAAATCCTGACCGGGGAAGAACCTTACGCGAATATGCATTGTGGCGCGATCATAG GTGGAATCTTGAACAACAAGCTTCGACCGCCCATACCAGAACGTTGCGAATCTGAATGGAGAAGGTTAATGGAACAATGTTGGTCACCGGATCCCGTGGCACGGCCCTCATTTAGTGAGATAACCGACAGACTGCGTGCCATGTCCATGGCATACCAGCAGAAGGCACAGACTCGAGCAAACAGATGA